A window from Fuerstiella sp. encodes these proteins:
- a CDS encoding M24 family metallopeptidase, which produces MGQADSHHGSSQRLLVQDAARETDVAAKQQQIQNLLIRVGADAVLLQDPANVAWFTAGADLHRCTTDTSRTSIFVTRDARLFATNAVDSTQIFEREAFGLGFQLKQREWFQPHQELISDLCRARRVISDSGVTDTVGSPERIADLRLPLTDLDVRRLQQLGRVVTHAVEATAHGVRSGMTEADVAGEVSHRLIKRTVTPVRIQVCADGRNERFRHWMYGESPIERYAVISCMARRWGLHVGVCRTVCLGSIPDDLAQAYQKVLLIHATGQYFSRNGSQLGEVWKKVHRIYEKFGLPCEWQRADQADLIGFTPGEHQLYPESPVVLASPSAVYWHPTVGPAMCGDTVLVQNRSAQILTAPRSWPMMTIQVKGRTVPCPGILCVPASPPNSHAAGEEPGGTVQRSLALDEGPVSRLESVWELEVTSDRSVFEEDDKAYSEESVLE; this is translated from the coding sequence ATGGGACAGGCTGACTCGCATCATGGATCGTCTCAGCGTTTGCTGGTTCAGGATGCTGCCCGGGAAACAGATGTTGCAGCGAAACAGCAGCAGATTCAGAATCTGTTGATTCGGGTGGGTGCGGATGCCGTATTGCTTCAGGATCCGGCCAACGTTGCCTGGTTTACCGCTGGTGCCGACCTCCACCGCTGCACGACGGATACGAGTCGGACGAGCATTTTTGTGACGCGCGACGCACGGTTGTTTGCAACGAATGCGGTTGATTCGACCCAGATTTTTGAACGGGAAGCATTCGGCCTTGGATTTCAGCTGAAGCAGCGGGAATGGTTTCAGCCGCATCAGGAACTGATTTCTGACCTGTGCCGTGCTCGTCGAGTCATCAGTGACTCGGGCGTTACTGACACTGTCGGTTCACCGGAACGGATTGCTGACCTCCGACTGCCACTCACAGATCTGGATGTCAGACGTCTTCAGCAACTTGGAAGAGTAGTCACGCATGCTGTGGAAGCGACTGCTCATGGTGTTCGCTCCGGCATGACGGAAGCCGATGTCGCAGGGGAAGTCAGTCATCGTCTGATCAAACGCACCGTAACACCGGTGAGAATTCAGGTCTGTGCCGACGGTCGCAATGAGCGGTTTCGTCACTGGATGTACGGGGAAAGCCCTATCGAACGCTACGCGGTTATTTCCTGCATGGCACGGCGCTGGGGGCTGCATGTTGGAGTTTGTCGCACCGTATGTCTGGGAAGCATTCCCGATGACCTGGCACAGGCTTATCAGAAGGTTTTACTGATCCATGCAACGGGTCAGTATTTTTCACGCAACGGATCTCAGCTTGGTGAAGTCTGGAAGAAGGTTCATCGAATCTACGAGAAATTCGGTTTGCCATGCGAATGGCAGCGGGCCGATCAGGCAGATTTGATCGGATTCACACCTGGCGAACATCAGCTGTATCCGGAGTCCCCCGTTGTTCTTGCATCTCCCTCGGCCGTTTACTGGCATCCAACGGTGGGGCCGGCCATGTGTGGTGACACGGTTTTGGTACAGAACAGGTCTGCTCAAATTCTTACGGCTCCGCGTTCCTGGCCGATGATGACGATCCAGGTCAAAGGGAGGACTGTTCCGTGCCCCGGTATTCTGTGTGTCCCGGCTTCCCCACCAAACAGTCATGCTGCAGGGGAAGAACCCGGTGGAACGGTCCAGCGTTCACTGGCGCTGGATGAAGGACCGGTTTCACGTCTTGAGTCCGTCTGGGAACTTGAGGTGACTTCGGACCGTTCGGTTTTTGAAGAAGACGACAAGGCCTATTCCGAAGAATCTGTTCTGGAATAG
- a CDS encoding AI-2E family transporter — MSPPADRYDGARYLYLLAAFIVVVAGIRAAESILNPLLLAVFLSVMCAPVYLGLLRRGVSQWLSLVIVAGGLSAVGFLLLAVVMQSISGFNGNQERYRQQIPERKEELRRWITAWSVEPREPDPESHRESEPDDSEDAALRTLPAEESPTWLDQIYDQFDVSTVISLVVRLVGSIQSLLSNVLLILLTAVFILLEAGSFTEKLSRAFPQRAGTTEQAAQMIRSVQRYIAIKTVISIATAMLIGIWLKLFDVSYISLWVLLAFLFNFIPNIGSIIAAVPAVLIAWLELGVQPAAGCAIGYVIVNVAIGNLLEPRLMGERLGLSPLVIFCSMVFWGWVLGPVGMLLSVPLTMTLHIVLDCFDDTRWIATLMGGRIRSDQSV, encoded by the coding sequence ATGTCACCACCTGCGGATCGTTACGACGGTGCGAGATACCTCTATCTGCTGGCTGCGTTCATCGTCGTCGTTGCCGGGATTCGGGCGGCTGAATCGATTCTCAATCCTCTGCTGCTGGCCGTGTTTCTTTCCGTAATGTGTGCGCCCGTGTATTTGGGACTGTTGCGGCGTGGTGTCTCCCAGTGGTTGTCACTGGTGATCGTTGCCGGAGGATTGTCGGCCGTCGGATTTTTGTTGCTGGCTGTTGTGATGCAGTCAATTTCCGGTTTCAACGGAAACCAGGAGCGGTATCGGCAACAGATTCCGGAGCGGAAGGAGGAGCTCCGCAGATGGATCACTGCATGGTCTGTCGAACCTCGGGAGCCGGATCCGGAATCCCACAGAGAATCAGAGCCTGATGATTCGGAAGATGCAGCACTCCGAACTTTGCCCGCCGAGGAATCGCCGACCTGGCTCGATCAGATTTATGATCAGTTCGATGTCAGTACTGTCATCTCACTGGTTGTGCGCCTTGTTGGCAGCATCCAGTCTTTGCTGAGTAATGTTTTGCTGATTCTGCTGACGGCCGTTTTTATCCTGCTTGAGGCAGGATCTTTCACCGAGAAGCTGTCTCGGGCATTTCCACAGCGTGCCGGCACTACGGAGCAGGCGGCTCAGATGATTCGCAGTGTGCAGCGTTATATTGCTATCAAGACCGTGATCAGTATCGCAACTGCGATGTTGATCGGAATCTGGTTGAAATTGTTTGATGTTTCCTACATCTCACTGTGGGTACTGCTGGCGTTTCTTTTCAATTTTATTCCCAATATTGGATCGATCATTGCCGCCGTTCCTGCCGTATTGATTGCCTGGCTGGAATTGGGGGTTCAGCCGGCAGCGGGTTGTGCCATTGGTTATGTGATTGTAAATGTGGCGATCGGAAATCTGCTGGAGCCACGTCTCATGGGTGAAAGGCTTGGACTCTCCCCGCTTGTGATCTTTTGCTCCATGGTGTTCTGGGGATGGGTACTTGGGCCGGTCGGAATGCTGCTTTCTGTTCCGCTCACGATGACGTTACATATTGTGCTCGACTGCTTTGACGATACACGCTGGATCGCAACTCTTATGGGAGGCCGGATTCGAAGCGATCAGTCAGTCTGA
- a CDS encoding TIM barrel protein — translation MEFESICQPSRRALLQATAATAFVGTAASGRDQSPVRSVKNGRLKQSVCRWCFRTIGLDDLAAAAAKMGMVGVDLLSPDEFPVVKKYGLVCTMTKTHGIKDGLNDPANHDSCLEAINSAIEANAAAGFRNVICFSGNRRGLDDRTGMKNCVTALKKILPVAEKAGVVINMELLNSRVNHPDYMCDRSEWGIELVRQVGSDHFKLLYDIYHMQVMEGDIIRSIQKNHDYFGHYHTAGNPGRHELDDTQELNYPAICRAIVETGYDGFFGQEFRPTRDPLTSLAEAVELCDV, via the coding sequence ATGGAATTTGAATCGATCTGTCAGCCTTCACGTCGAGCCCTTCTCCAGGCCACAGCAGCCACAGCGTTTGTGGGGACTGCGGCATCGGGACGTGATCAGTCGCCTGTACGATCAGTCAAAAACGGACGCCTCAAACAAAGTGTTTGTCGCTGGTGTTTCCGAACGATTGGACTTGACGACCTGGCAGCGGCTGCTGCCAAGATGGGTATGGTTGGGGTGGATCTTCTGTCACCCGACGAATTTCCCGTGGTGAAGAAGTATGGCCTCGTCTGTACGATGACAAAAACTCACGGGATTAAAGATGGCTTGAATGACCCTGCAAACCATGATTCGTGCCTGGAGGCCATCAATTCCGCGATCGAGGCAAATGCTGCCGCCGGATTTCGAAATGTGATTTGCTTCTCAGGAAATCGTCGGGGACTTGATGACCGTACGGGGATGAAAAACTGCGTGACAGCGCTGAAGAAGATCCTTCCGGTTGCGGAGAAAGCGGGAGTTGTTATCAACATGGAGTTGCTTAACAGCCGTGTCAACCATCCTGATTATATGTGTGACAGAAGCGAATGGGGGATCGAGCTGGTCCGACAGGTAGGTTCGGATCATTTTAAGTTGCTCTATGACATCTATCACATGCAGGTCATGGAAGGTGACATCATTCGATCGATTCAGAAAAATCACGATTACTTCGGTCACTACCATACGGCCGGGAATCCCGGACGTCATGAACTGGATGACACGCAGGAACTCAATTATCCCGCGATCTGCCGAGCAATTGTCGAAACCGGGTATGACGGCTTCTTCGGTCAGGAATTCCGGCCCACCAGAGATCCGCTGACAAGTCTTGCAGAGGCGGTTGAACTGTGTGATGTTTAA
- a CDS encoding ABC transporter ATP-binding protein — protein sequence MSEARTDIPLIQFESVTKLYGKVLGVNDISLSLPQGAYGLLGPNGAGKSTLLNLLIGRLVPTRGTVLVFGQNPRNNHQLMSRIGFCPGFEGLYSSITGLNWVSFLLEMHGVPRRAARKRAAECLAITGMQESMNRSVGSYSRGMRQRTKIAQAIAHDPQLLILDEPLSGLDPVGRSEMTEVIKTRIADGASIILASHVLHEIEAVTDSFLLISGGRLLASGTTEDVHKLLCELPVEVQIRCDRPHRLGSLVLDHGLADSVSIGHSPSGAEILRVATRQTAEFSALLPKWIIDHGLQVDELTTADDSLQTLFSSLMKIHRGEL from the coding sequence ATGAGTGAAGCTCGGACTGACATTCCACTGATTCAGTTTGAATCTGTTACGAAGCTGTACGGTAAAGTACTGGGAGTCAACGACATCAGTTTAAGTCTGCCGCAGGGGGCTTACGGGTTGCTGGGGCCAAATGGTGCGGGAAAGAGTACCCTTCTGAATCTGCTCATTGGTCGATTGGTGCCCACACGCGGTACAGTTCTGGTCTTTGGTCAGAATCCCCGAAATAACCATCAGCTGATGAGTCGTATTGGTTTCTGTCCTGGGTTCGAAGGGTTGTATTCATCGATTACCGGACTGAACTGGGTTAGTTTTCTTCTGGAAATGCATGGTGTGCCGCGACGTGCGGCTCGCAAACGTGCGGCCGAATGCCTGGCGATCACCGGTATGCAGGAATCAATGAATCGTTCTGTTGGTTCCTACTCCCGGGGAATGCGTCAGCGCACCAAGATCGCTCAGGCCATCGCACATGATCCGCAGCTGCTGATACTGGATGAGCCTCTCAGTGGCCTGGACCCTGTTGGTCGGTCTGAAATGACTGAAGTGATTAAAACACGAATTGCGGATGGGGCCAGTATCATTCTTGCCAGTCACGTGCTGCACGAAATCGAAGCGGTGACAGATTCGTTCCTGTTGATTTCGGGAGGTCGATTACTGGCATCCGGAACGACAGAAGATGTTCATAAATTGCTGTGTGAGTTGCCGGTCGAAGTTCAGATTCGCTGCGACAGGCCTCACCGGCTGGGCAGCCTCGTGCTGGATCACGGACTGGCCGACAGTGTGAGCATTGGTCACAGTCCGTCCGGAGCCGAAATTTTGCGTGTTGCCACCCGGCAGACTGCAGAGTTTTCGGCTCTGCTGCCAAAGTGGATTATTGATCACGGCCTGCAGGTGGATGAGCTGACAACAGCTGACGATTCACTGCAGACTTTGTTTAGTTCACTCATGAAAATTCATCGAGGTGAACTATGA
- a CDS encoding sugar kinase — MPEFITFGEIMMRMAPSGFLRLQQTLPGSIDVTFAGAEANVAASLSMLGADAGFVTALPDNPLADACLNTLRGLGIETTGVIRSSTGRLGIYFVEAGANQRPSRVTYDRDGSSIGLTSPDAWNWDQLFAGARAFHVTGITPAISKHAADSTLAAVKAAQSHQLQVSCDLNYRAKLWNWQPGTDRRTLAGKTMDQILPYVDVLIANEADCGDVLGIHAGHSNVDSGNVEVDAYPDVARQVAQRFPNVKFIATTLRESLSASHNNWGAMLFDVAGDKAYFAPETDGTYQPYEIRNIVDRVGGGDSFSAGLLFALNHKDYPGPQEALRFAAAASCLAHSVLGDFNFSGRNEVDALMGGSATGRVVR; from the coding sequence ATGCCTGAATTCATTACATTCGGTGAAATCATGATGCGAATGGCTCCGTCCGGTTTCCTTCGCCTGCAGCAGACACTTCCTGGGTCCATCGACGTCACGTTTGCAGGGGCAGAGGCTAATGTAGCGGCATCCCTGTCCATGCTGGGAGCAGATGCTGGATTCGTTACAGCACTCCCGGACAATCCACTGGCAGACGCCTGTCTGAATACACTGCGAGGACTGGGAATCGAAACAACAGGTGTGATCAGATCATCCACCGGCCGGCTGGGGATCTATTTCGTCGAAGCGGGAGCCAACCAGCGTCCAAGCCGCGTCACGTACGATCGCGATGGTTCCAGTATTGGTCTCACATCACCCGATGCGTGGAACTGGGACCAACTCTTTGCCGGTGCACGGGCATTCCACGTCACTGGTATTACCCCCGCGATTTCAAAGCACGCTGCCGATTCCACGCTGGCAGCTGTTAAGGCCGCACAGTCACACCAACTGCAGGTTTCCTGTGATCTCAACTACCGGGCCAAACTCTGGAACTGGCAGCCTGGTACCGACCGCAGGACCCTGGCAGGTAAAACAATGGATCAGATTTTACCGTATGTCGATGTACTGATCGCCAACGAAGCCGACTGTGGCGACGTGCTTGGAATTCACGCAGGGCACAGCAATGTCGATTCGGGTAACGTGGAGGTCGATGCATATCCGGATGTTGCCCGGCAGGTTGCCCAAAGATTTCCGAATGTAAAATTCATCGCAACAACTCTGCGGGAAAGTCTCTCCGCAAGTCACAACAACTGGGGAGCCATGTTGTTTGATGTCGCCGGTGACAAAGCGTATTTCGCTCCGGAAACGGACGGCACCTACCAACCCTATGAGATCAGAAATATCGTCGACCGTGTCGGGGGAGGGGACTCATTTTCCGCCGGGCTGCTGTTTGCACTGAACCACAAGGACTACCCCGGACCTCAGGAGGCACTTCGGTTCGCTGCGGCAGCTTCCTGCCTGGCACATTCGGTTTTGGGCGACTTCAACTTCAGTGGACGAAACGAAGTGGATGCGCTCATGGGGGGAAGTGCAACAGGGCGCGTCGTGCGATAG
- the dprA gene encoding DNA-processing protein DprA, which translates to MQSDQSTQPESLIAAIMLSRVPGLGPRLTTVLLDRFGSAGAVLQQPREILLQINGLGPAVADRIVQSDRCDALQYLKRCSESGVDLYQSCDEQYPALLLEIIDSPALLHCRGSVLAQDQLAIGIVGSRRCTAYGIQNAGRLAGALVRAGFTVVSGLARGIDAAAHRGALAANGRTIAVLATGVESIYPPEHSELALHIADHGALVSECPLDQKPRRGLFPQRNRIISGMCQGVIIVEATRKSGALHTARHAMEQGREVFAVPGPVESLTSEGCHDLIRDGVSLIRNVDDVLDQLGPLATPAKTDAERTVHHPREMVLNPQESEILNAITTTGTPIDDVVRATQLDPSRVLATLTVLEMRRFIQRLPGNMVIRT; encoded by the coding sequence ATGCAGTCGGATCAATCAACACAACCGGAATCTTTAATTGCAGCGATCATGCTGTCGCGTGTTCCCGGGCTGGGGCCACGACTGACAACTGTACTGCTTGACCGGTTTGGATCCGCCGGAGCCGTTTTGCAGCAGCCCCGTGAGATTCTCCTGCAGATCAACGGACTCGGCCCTGCAGTTGCAGATCGCATTGTACAGTCCGATCGGTGTGATGCCCTGCAATACCTGAAGCGTTGCAGTGAAAGTGGTGTCGATCTGTATCAATCGTGTGACGAACAGTATCCCGCACTGCTGCTGGAAATCATTGACTCACCGGCACTGCTGCACTGCCGGGGTTCTGTGCTGGCTCAGGATCAATTAGCAATCGGAATCGTCGGTTCACGGCGGTGCACTGCATACGGAATTCAAAACGCCGGTCGCCTCGCCGGGGCGCTGGTGAGAGCAGGATTCACCGTCGTAAGCGGACTGGCCCGCGGAATCGATGCTGCGGCTCATCGCGGGGCGCTGGCAGCAAACGGTCGCACAATCGCCGTACTGGCGACCGGTGTAGAATCGATCTATCCTCCGGAACACAGTGAACTTGCACTGCATATCGCTGACCACGGAGCTCTTGTCAGTGAATGCCCGCTGGACCAGAAACCTCGCCGAGGGCTGTTCCCGCAACGAAATCGAATCATCAGCGGAATGTGTCAGGGAGTTATTATCGTTGAGGCTACTCGAAAATCCGGTGCACTGCACACTGCCCGCCATGCGATGGAACAGGGCCGTGAAGTGTTCGCAGTTCCTGGTCCGGTGGAAAGCCTGACCAGTGAAGGATGTCACGATCTGATTCGCGACGGCGTGAGTCTGATTCGCAACGTGGATGACGTACTCGACCAGCTGGGTCCGCTGGCCACACCGGCAAAAACTGATGCAGAGAGAACCGTGCATCACCCGCGTGAAATGGTTCTGAATCCTCAGGAATCTGAAATTCTGAATGCAATCACAACGACAGGTACTCCCATTGATGACGTTGTGCGGGCGACTCAGCTGGACCCTTCGCGCGTTCTGGCAACGCTGACCGTCCTCGAAATGCGCCGATTTATCCAACGACTGCCTGGGAACATGGTCATCAGAACGTGA
- a CDS encoding PQQ-binding-like beta-propeller repeat protein, with amino-acid sequence MNRLSLLCLLSMSFVPAFGADWPQFRGPNCTGIADASGALPVRFSGTDHVVWSAALGDGIGCPVIADGRVVTSSIFDGNQIGLAAYDVVTGKLLWKRQWPIGDIDQTHETNSYASTTPAIDGDRVYFYFWTLGLVAVDAKTGADVWHRELPVPYFVFKWGAGMSPVLYDDMVIFAQDDDLYPAIYAFDCATGEQRWKDDRSDMAVNYSHPVICSTDTGDELVVGGTGILIGYDPQTGKRLWQARTLLRNIKTTPVCQDGTIYISLQSGGIANQWLASVDRAETGNNDDRITRDEVQAFVGTRPVPDSFYQKTFGRGDLDNDGDLEGKELDIAFLHPANFAGASFDVEDPADEFIVAVKAGGRGDVTDSHVLWKNPTKHTDHIVSPLVINDRMLLIKAGGIATCFSTKDGSSVFGPVRIRNEGNYFASPVYGDGKIYVASENGRIVVLREGPELEVLAVNDMGDSILANPAIADGALFVRTRRALMRIQ; translated from the coding sequence ATGAATCGATTGAGTCTGCTCTGCCTGCTTTCCATGAGTTTTGTTCCGGCGTTTGGAGCCGACTGGCCGCAGTTCCGTGGTCCCAACTGTACAGGAATTGCGGATGCCTCCGGCGCCCTGCCTGTCAGGTTTTCAGGAACCGATCATGTTGTCTGGAGTGCTGCGCTTGGTGATGGGATCGGTTGCCCTGTGATTGCAGACGGACGAGTCGTGACATCATCGATTTTCGACGGAAACCAAATTGGTCTTGCAGCTTATGACGTGGTGACCGGGAAACTTCTGTGGAAGCGGCAATGGCCGATCGGTGACATCGACCAGACCCATGAGACAAACAGTTATGCTTCAACAACACCCGCAATTGACGGCGATCGTGTCTATTTCTACTTCTGGACACTGGGCCTGGTTGCCGTGGACGCAAAGACGGGAGCGGATGTCTGGCACAGGGAACTGCCTGTACCGTATTTCGTATTTAAGTGGGGTGCCGGAATGTCACCGGTCCTGTACGACGACATGGTCATCTTCGCTCAGGATGATGATCTGTATCCTGCAATTTATGCTTTCGACTGTGCTACAGGTGAGCAGCGTTGGAAAGATGACCGGAGTGACATGGCTGTCAACTATTCACATCCGGTGATCTGTAGTACGGATACCGGTGACGAACTGGTGGTGGGCGGGACCGGAATTCTTATTGGCTATGACCCGCAAACCGGAAAACGTCTGTGGCAGGCTCGCACGTTGCTCAGAAACATCAAGACAACTCCTGTTTGTCAGGACGGAACGATTTACATTTCGCTGCAAAGCGGCGGGATTGCCAATCAGTGGCTAGCGTCCGTTGATCGGGCAGAAACCGGAAACAACGATGACAGGATCACACGTGACGAAGTGCAGGCCTTCGTCGGAACACGTCCGGTGCCGGACAGCTTTTATCAAAAGACATTTGGTCGGGGAGACCTTGACAACGACGGGGATCTGGAGGGCAAAGAACTTGATATCGCGTTCCTGCATCCCGCCAATTTTGCCGGGGCGTCGTTCGATGTAGAAGATCCGGCGGATGAGTTTATCGTGGCGGTCAAGGCCGGGGGGCGGGGCGATGTCACAGATTCACACGTACTGTGGAAGAACCCCACCAAACATACGGATCACATTGTTTCCCCTCTGGTCATCAACGATCGCATGCTTCTTATCAAAGCAGGGGGCATCGCCACATGCTTCAGTACCAAAGACGGATCATCAGTCTTTGGGCCGGTTCGTATTCGTAATGAAGGAAATTATTTTGCGTCTCCGGTCTACGGCGACGGCAAAATCTACGTGGCCAGTGAGAACGGCAGAATTGTTGTTCTCAGGGAAGGACCGGAGCTGGAGGTTCTGGCGGTCAACGATATGGGGGATTCCATCCTGGCCAATCCGGCCATTGCCGATGGTGCGTTGTTTGTAAGAACTCGCAGGGCACTGATGAGAATTCAGTAG
- the eda gene encoding bifunctional 4-hydroxy-2-oxoglutarate aldolase/2-dehydro-3-deoxy-phosphogluconate aldolase yields the protein MESQFPLKMLQRIEHSGVIAVLILEDASDAVPLAQALLRGGVDAMELTLRTESAIDSLKQIREHVPEMLAGIGTVLRVDQIDEILAAGAHFAVSPGLNPDVVRKAQKVGLPFAPGVMTPSDIESAIQLGCRELKFFPAEPSGGLRMLSSIRAPYAHLGIRFIPLGGVNAENMASWVSHPGVFGVGGSWLTPKDAIKNKNWDEITRRAAEAREIADANRSE from the coding sequence GTGGAATCTCAGTTTCCGCTCAAAATGCTGCAAAGAATCGAACACAGCGGGGTGATCGCCGTTCTGATCCTGGAAGACGCCTCCGATGCGGTCCCTCTGGCTCAGGCACTGCTTCGAGGCGGGGTTGATGCAATGGAACTTACTTTGCGCACCGAATCAGCGATCGATTCACTGAAACAAATCAGAGAACACGTCCCCGAAATGCTGGCAGGCATCGGGACCGTGCTTCGTGTCGACCAGATTGACGAAATCCTCGCAGCCGGAGCTCACTTCGCCGTTTCACCTGGACTCAACCCGGACGTGGTCAGAAAGGCACAGAAAGTCGGACTGCCGTTTGCCCCCGGGGTCATGACACCTTCAGACATCGAATCCGCCATTCAGCTGGGCTGCCGAGAACTCAAATTCTTTCCGGCCGAACCAAGCGGGGGCCTCAGGATGCTCAGCAGCATCCGCGCCCCATACGCCCATCTGGGAATTCGGTTTATCCCGCTTGGCGGTGTTAATGCTGAAAATATGGCATCATGGGTGAGCCATCCTGGTGTATTTGGAGTGGGTGGATCCTGGTTAACGCCAAAAGATGCGATTAAAAATAAGAATTGGGATGAGATTACTCGTCGGGCTGCGGAAGCTCGCGAAATCGCGGACGCAAACAGAAGCGAATAA
- a CDS encoding ABC transporter permease, producing the protein MPIHSLGYREWTGPLSSAESRWTVIAWIGVRRAWQSMWLRRIVFFSWVPGVLMALLIYLFEQAASEGQAGTFISSGMVRFFLEGGERRSLQESLAASQGVSQDLVKYRHEFWCSLLQVLYQRSQAIMLIPVIGITAPPLISQDMRSRAFLLYFSRPISRTQYICGKAASVACYVLLISLLPGMMLYCTGVLLSPEISIVLDTWDIPLRVLAATATMVIPTTCIGLMLSSLTTETRFASFAWFSVWVFGFFSYFVTSSFTSFGSDTPGQMLSLFHVISRVQEWLLDIRPETQIEVAAPVAVLFGVTVLSLAVLYRRVSSPLSV; encoded by the coding sequence ATGCCAATTCATAGTCTGGGATATCGAGAATGGACGGGGCCGCTGAGTTCTGCTGAGTCGCGGTGGACCGTGATCGCCTGGATCGGCGTCCGCCGAGCCTGGCAAAGTATGTGGTTGCGCAGAATAGTCTTTTTCTCATGGGTACCCGGTGTATTGATGGCACTGCTGATCTACCTGTTTGAACAGGCTGCCTCCGAAGGTCAGGCAGGCACTTTTATCAGCAGCGGAATGGTACGTTTTTTTCTGGAAGGCGGTGAACGTCGGTCCCTGCAGGAGAGCCTCGCTGCATCCCAGGGGGTTTCGCAGGATCTTGTGAAATATCGCCATGAGTTTTGGTGTTCGCTGCTGCAGGTGCTGTATCAGCGTTCTCAGGCAATCATGCTGATTCCGGTGATCGGTATCACGGCGCCTCCGCTGATTTCTCAGGACATGCGTTCCAGAGCGTTTCTGCTTTACTTTAGCCGACCGATCAGCCGGACTCAGTATATTTGTGGAAAGGCTGCATCTGTTGCGTGTTATGTACTGTTGATCTCTCTTCTTCCTGGAATGATGCTGTACTGCACCGGTGTGCTGCTGTCGCCTGAAATCTCAATTGTGCTTGATACGTGGGATATCCCCCTTCGTGTGCTGGCAGCAACCGCCACGATGGTTATACCAACCACTTGTATTGGCCTGATGCTGTCATCGCTGACAACCGAAACCCGTTTTGCTTCGTTTGCCTGGTTTTCTGTCTGGGTTTTCGGTTTTTTTTCCTATTTCGTTACTTCTTCATTCACCAGTTTCGGCAGCGACACACCGGGACAGATGTTGTCTTTGTTTCATGTCATCTCCAGGGTCCAGGAATGGCTGCTGGATATTCGTCCGGAAACGCAAATTGAAGTTGCTGCCCCGGTGGCCGTGCTTTTCGGGGTGACCGTATTATCACTTGCAGTTCTTTACAGGCGGGTTTCATCGCCCTTGAGCGTATGA